One genomic region from Cyanobacteriota bacterium encodes:
- the miaA gene encoding tRNA (adenosine(37)-N6)-dimethylallyltransferase MiaA: MAIAERLATVIISADSRQVYRGFDIGTAKPTPADQQQIPHYLIDICNPTDTFTVADYQHQVQQLITTLHCSHSAPYPLLVGGTGLYIRAITQGMTIPNIAPQQDLRAQLHQLGQSQCYAMLQQVDPVAATKIHPHDPVRTIRALEVFYVTGKPISKLQLEQPPPYPILHLGLDCPDSDRLKQRIAQRTSTMLDMGFVAEVEALCQQYGNDLPLLATLGYREINQYLAGAISLHQAETLIVQHTRQFAKRQRTWFRANPAIVWFDADSSNIVEQVWDCITSWLSMLPPSHHP; the protein is encoded by the coding sequence TATCGCAGAGCGCCTTGCTACGGTGATCATTAGTGCTGACTCTCGTCAGGTGTATCGAGGGTTTGACATCGGCACAGCAAAACCCACCCCAGCGGATCAACAGCAAATTCCCCATTACCTAATTGATATTTGTAACCCCACCGATACCTTTACAGTTGCTGACTATCAACATCAGGTGCAACAGCTTATTACTACCCTTCACTGTTCACACTCTGCCCCTTATCCTCTACTCGTCGGTGGCACTGGCCTTTACATTCGAGCGATCACTCAAGGGATGACTATTCCCAATATCGCTCCCCAACAGGACTTACGTGCTCAACTCCATCAGTTGGGACAATCCCAGTGCTACGCTATGCTGCAACAAGTAGATCCTGTCGCCGCCACTAAAATTCATCCCCATGATCCAGTACGAACTATCCGTGCTCTAGAAGTATTTTATGTTACAGGAAAGCCCATTTCCAAGCTCCAACTAGAACAGCCACCACCCTATCCAATTTTGCACCTAGGATTAGATTGTCCAGACAGTGACCGGTTAAAGCAGCGGATTGCTCAGCGAACAAGCACTATGCTAGACATGGGGTTTGTAGCTGAAGTTGAGGCACTGTGTCAGCAATATGGTAATGATTTGCCACTATTAGCAACCTTGGGCTACCGAGAAATTAACCAGTATTTAGCTGGAGCTATCTCCTTACATCAGGCGGAAACGCTGATTGTGCAGCATACTCGTCAATTTGCCAAACGTCAACGCACGTGGTTTCGGGCAAATCCTGCGATCGTCTGGTTCGATGCTGACTCATCCAACATTGTGGAGCAAGTCTGGGACTGCATCACCAGTTGGTTATCTATGCTGCCCCCATCCCATCATCCCTAG